From a region of the Desulfuromonas sp. KJ2020 genome:
- a CDS encoding DUF3047 domain-containing protein, which yields MKRPWLRLFWPLLLMLSVAGAALAADGFYRFTVEEMTGWEVKPFKGNTDYRLVEQEGRQVLQAKARGTASGLVRKITFDPHEYRYLRWSWKIESPVAGGDARIKKGDDYAARVYVVFPGRFFWQTRALNYVWANRLPKGDFIPNAFTANARLLAVQSGDAKAGQWIDEQRDLVADYRRLFGEEPPMAGALAIMTDADNTGATAIAWYGDIILSKSP from the coding sequence ATGAAGCGCCCTTGGCTGCGGCTGTTTTGGCCTCTCCTCCTCATGCTTAGTGTTGCCGGTGCGGCTCTGGCGGCAGACGGCTTCTATCGGTTCACCGTTGAAGAGATGACTGGCTGGGAAGTTAAACCCTTCAAGGGGAACACGGATTATCGGCTGGTGGAGCAAGAGGGTCGCCAGGTTCTGCAGGCGAAAGCCCGGGGCACCGCCTCCGGCCTGGTCCGGAAGATCACCTTCGACCCCCATGAATACCGCTACCTGCGCTGGTCCTGGAAAATCGAGAGCCCCGTCGCCGGCGGCGACGCCCGTATCAAAAAAGGGGATGACTATGCCGCCCGAGTCTACGTGGTCTTTCCCGGCCGTTTCTTCTGGCAGACCAGGGCTCTCAACTACGTCTGGGCCAACCGGTTGCCCAAGGGCGACTTCATCCCCAACGCCTTCACCGCCAACGCCCGCCTGCTGGCCGTACAGTCCGGTGATGCCAAGGCAGGACAGTGGATAGACGAACAACGTGACCTCGTGGCCGACTATCGTCGCCTTTTCGGAGAAGAACCGCCCATGGCCGGAGCGCTGGCCATCATGACCGACGCCGACAATACCGGCGCCACCGCCATCGCCTGGTATGGCGACATCATCCTGTCGAAGAGCCCATGA
- a CDS encoding TVP38/TMEM64 family protein, with protein sequence MKSKHLLLLLVAALFVGLFFALDLGRFLTLETLQDNRQRLLAVYREHPLLIVATFMALYIVQSALSLPGAIIFALSAGAIFGPWWGTVTAVTAATVGATLCFLAVRTLWYRQVSERFGTRLEGLNRELEARGLGYLLFVRLVPVFPFFLINLAAGLTRLPLRTFMLGTLVGMLPGGFVYVNAGASLASVTRVSDIASPRVLASLALLGLLALVPTLYIRFKTRRRRNAA encoded by the coding sequence ATGAAGTCCAAACATCTTCTCCTGCTACTGGTCGCGGCCCTCTTCGTCGGCCTCTTTTTCGCCCTGGATCTGGGACGCTTTCTTACCCTGGAAACCCTGCAGGACAACCGGCAGCGACTGCTCGCTGTGTACCGGGAGCATCCGCTGCTGATCGTCGCCACCTTCATGGCCCTCTATATCGTGCAGAGCGCCCTTTCTCTGCCCGGCGCCATCATTTTCGCCCTGTCGGCCGGGGCCATATTCGGCCCCTGGTGGGGGACCGTCACCGCCGTCACCGCCGCGACCGTTGGCGCCACCCTCTGCTTTCTCGCCGTGCGCACCCTCTGGTACCGGCAGGTAAGCGAACGCTTCGGAACCCGCCTTGAAGGCCTCAACCGCGAACTGGAAGCGCGGGGTCTGGGCTACCTGCTCTTTGTGCGCCTCGTCCCCGTCTTTCCCTTCTTCCTCATCAACCTGGCGGCCGGGCTTACCCGTCTGCCGCTGCGCACCTTTATGCTCGGCACGCTGGTGGGGATGCTTCCCGGCGGCTTTGTCTACGTCAACGCCGGCGCCAGCCTGGCCTCTGTCACCCGGGTGAGCGACATCGCCTCCCCCCGCGTCCTGGCTTCCCTCGCTCTCCTGGGCCTGCTCGCCCTCGTTCCCACCCTCTACATCCGTTTCAAAACCCGCCGGCGGCGAAACGCCGCTTGA
- a CDS encoding V-type ATP synthase subunit D, translated as MIPPTRTEMLRLKDRRRAVGGSVAILKGRRQALIRELLATATPLLESRQALRETYRRALTELWLSLGNEEANELDSLLGDSRQDLGVTVVPGNILGLRYREVRATRSPVRSPPQRSYDYAQTTVHLEEAIHGFETILAEMLEQASYEGKLKRLGEELLRLTRRIRVLEERIMPEIEGHIRTISQSLGERDREAYYLLKRFKEDKKENS; from the coding sequence ATGATTCCCCCCACCCGGACCGAGATGCTGCGGCTCAAGGACAGGCGTCGGGCCGTCGGCGGCAGTGTCGCCATTCTCAAGGGGCGTCGTCAGGCCCTGATCCGCGAGCTCCTGGCCACGGCCACACCGCTGCTGGAGAGCCGGCAGGCCCTGCGGGAGACCTACCGGCGCGCATTGACGGAACTGTGGCTCAGCCTGGGAAACGAGGAAGCCAATGAGCTGGATTCTCTGCTCGGAGACAGCCGCCAGGATCTCGGCGTGACCGTGGTCCCCGGCAATATTCTGGGGCTGCGCTACCGGGAGGTTCGGGCGACCCGGTCTCCGGTTCGGTCGCCGCCGCAGCGGTCCTACGACTATGCCCAGACCACCGTTCACCTGGAAGAAGCCATCCACGGGTTTGAAACGATCCTGGCGGAGATGCTGGAACAGGCGTCCTACGAGGGCAAATTGAAACGCCTGGGCGAGGAGCTGCTGCGCCTGACACGCCGGATCCGGGTGCTGGAGGAAAGGATCATGCCCGAGATTGAAGGGCACATCCGCACCATTTCACAAAGCCTCGGTGAGAGAGATCGCGAAGCCTATTACCTATTAAAACGGTTCAAGGAGGATAAAAAGGAAAACTCATGA
- a CDS encoding V-type ATP synthase subunit B — protein MRLCEHRYQSIGAIRSPLLIVEGVIEARIGETVTILGPQGERQEGEVLRIEGQTVLLQVFGETRGLDLGHSTVIFSDAVKKAPVSTACLGRVFNGSFQPVDGRRTIVPEKWLPITGYPINPVARARPEEFIETGYSAIDGLNTLVRGQKLPVFSCAGLPAREIAAGILRQARLGGGGPFVVVFAALGLTHREYSLYMEVLQTMRGGFVAFVNLADEPVVERLLAPRLALTLAEYLAFEKAMDVLVLVTDMLNYCDALREISTSREELPGRRGYPGYLYSDLASLYERAGRLKGVAGSVTMLPVATMPEDDITHPIPDLTGYITEGQVVLSRELHQRGIFPPIDVLPSLSRLMQRGIGAGRTREDHRDLANALYRHYARGRELQQLEAIVGREGMSRADIQVLSFAEAFENRLVHQGEARRTIAETLDIGTALLKEFDLEGG, from the coding sequence ATGCGACTTTGCGAACACCGCTATCAGAGTATCGGCGCCATTCGCAGTCCGCTGTTGATCGTGGAAGGCGTCATCGAGGCACGTATCGGCGAGACGGTGACCATTCTCGGCCCCCAGGGGGAGAGGCAGGAGGGTGAAGTCCTCAGGATCGAGGGCCAGACTGTCCTGCTGCAGGTCTTCGGCGAGACCCGGGGTCTGGACCTGGGGCATTCGACGGTGATCTTCTCCGACGCGGTCAAAAAGGCGCCCGTATCCACGGCCTGTCTGGGGCGGGTGTTCAACGGCTCTTTCCAGCCGGTGGACGGCCGTCGTACCATCGTGCCGGAGAAATGGCTGCCGATCACCGGCTATCCGATCAACCCCGTGGCCCGGGCACGACCGGAAGAGTTTATCGAAACGGGGTATTCGGCCATTGACGGGCTCAACACCCTGGTCCGCGGACAGAAACTGCCGGTTTTCTCCTGTGCCGGCCTGCCGGCCCGGGAAATCGCGGCCGGCATCCTGCGTCAGGCCCGCCTGGGGGGCGGCGGTCCTTTTGTGGTCGTCTTTGCCGCGCTCGGTCTGACCCATCGCGAGTACAGCCTCTACATGGAGGTTCTACAGACCATGCGGGGTGGCTTCGTCGCCTTCGTGAATCTGGCCGACGAGCCGGTGGTCGAACGCCTGCTGGCGCCTCGGCTTGCCCTGACCCTGGCTGAGTACCTGGCCTTCGAAAAAGCCATGGATGTGCTGGTGCTGGTGACGGACATGCTGAATTATTGCGACGCTCTCAGGGAGATTTCCACCTCACGGGAAGAGCTGCCCGGCCGGCGCGGCTACCCGGGGTATCTTTACTCCGACCTGGCTTCCCTCTACGAGCGGGCAGGGCGCCTGAAGGGGGTGGCCGGCTCGGTGACCATGCTGCCGGTGGCGACCATGCCCGAGGATGACATTACCCATCCCATCCCCGATTTGACCGGATATATCACCGAAGGGCAGGTGGTGCTGTCCCGGGAGCTGCACCAGCGGGGGATTTTTCCTCCCATCGATGTGCTGCCAAGTCTCTCGCGGCTGATGCAGCGCGGCATTGGCGCCGGACGAACCAGGGAAGATCATCGGGATCTTGCCAACGCGCTGTATCGGCATTATGCCCGGGGGCGGGAGCTCCAACAGCTCGAGGCTATCGTCGGTCGGGAAGGAATGAGCCGCGCGGATATCCAGGTGCTCTCCTTTGCCGAGGCCTTCGAAAACCGGCTCGTTCATCAGGGGGAGGCGCGCCGTACCATCGCCGAGACCCTCGACATCGGCACGGCGCTCCTGAAAGAATTTGATCTGGAGGGCGGATGA
- a CDS encoding V-type ATP synthase subunit A: MKRAGRIVGISGPTVSVDCEGLRLYDRVVVGRNRLCGEVVRLERQKAVVQVYENTLGLALGEPVEGLGLPLTVKLGPGLLGRLFDGLQRPLEALREATGPFIRSGHDPFPLDCDRLWPCEPLKKIGETVTAGEPFAAVAEGPFRHLLFAPAAGRIASLHRGEWSLQEPLGQLEDGTVLRGWQEWPARKPRPYKRKLAPGQPLMTGQRCLDFLFPLVRGGTAIFPGGFGTGKTVLEQSLAKYADVDVVIYVGCGERGNEMAELLDEIVALKDPWTGGALMDRTLIVANTSNMPVAAREASLYTAVTLAEYYRDMGLHVLLLADSVSRWAEALREISSSLEEMPGEEGYPTYLNSRLAGFFERAGLVETGSGVLGSLSMVLAVSPPGGDFTEPVTQACLRAAGAFYMLDTALAHSRHFPAVHWGQSYSLYASGLMEHFAETVSPRWPELVRRCRDLLLREQGVREVAEIVGLEGLQDADRLLIRVAERLRRDFLCQNAYTAEAFSTPEQTLQKVSAIVEAYDRAKQRLEDDGLLDEALAELDRE; this comes from the coding sequence ATGAAGAGGGCAGGACGGATTGTCGGCATATCCGGCCCCACAGTCAGCGTCGATTGCGAGGGGCTGCGCCTCTACGACCGGGTGGTGGTGGGTCGGAACCGCCTCTGCGGCGAAGTGGTGCGGCTCGAGCGGCAGAAGGCGGTCGTCCAGGTGTATGAAAATACGCTGGGACTGGCCCTCGGTGAGCCGGTCGAGGGGCTGGGCCTCCCCTTGACAGTCAAGCTTGGACCGGGTCTGCTGGGGAGGCTTTTCGATGGCCTGCAGAGACCCCTCGAAGCCCTGCGGGAGGCCACGGGCCCCTTTATCCGCAGCGGCCATGACCCCTTTCCCCTCGATTGTGATCGCCTCTGGCCATGTGAGCCGCTCAAGAAGATCGGCGAGACGGTGACAGCGGGAGAGCCTTTCGCTGCCGTGGCGGAAGGGCCCTTCCGTCACCTCCTCTTTGCCCCGGCGGCTGGCCGAATCGCTTCGCTGCACCGTGGCGAATGGTCCCTGCAGGAGCCCCTCGGGCAACTGGAGGACGGCACGGTGCTACGCGGCTGGCAGGAATGGCCGGCCCGTAAGCCGCGTCCCTACAAACGCAAGCTCGCCCCCGGGCAGCCCCTGATGACCGGCCAGCGCTGTCTCGACTTTCTGTTCCCCCTGGTGCGCGGGGGGACGGCGATCTTCCCCGGCGGGTTCGGCACGGGGAAGACCGTGCTGGAGCAATCCCTGGCCAAATATGCCGATGTCGATGTCGTTATTTATGTCGGCTGCGGGGAGCGGGGAAACGAGATGGCGGAGCTTCTGGACGAGATTGTCGCCCTGAAAGATCCCTGGACCGGGGGTGCCTTGATGGATCGCACCCTGATTGTCGCCAACACCTCCAATATGCCGGTAGCCGCCCGGGAGGCCTCCCTCTACACGGCCGTGACCCTGGCCGAATATTACCGGGACATGGGGCTGCATGTGCTGTTGCTGGCCGACAGCGTGTCGCGCTGGGCGGAGGCGCTGCGGGAAATCTCCTCCTCCCTTGAAGAGATGCCGGGCGAGGAAGGGTATCCGACCTATCTGAATTCGCGGCTGGCCGGGTTTTTTGAAAGGGCCGGGCTGGTGGAAACGGGTTCCGGGGTCCTGGGTTCTCTGAGCATGGTGCTGGCGGTATCGCCGCCGGGGGGCGACTTTACCGAACCGGTCACCCAGGCCTGCCTACGGGCGGCGGGCGCCTTTTATATGCTCGATACTGCCCTGGCCCACAGCCGACATTTCCCCGCCGTGCACTGGGGGCAGAGCTATTCCCTCTATGCCTCGGGACTGATGGAGCATTTTGCCGAGACGGTGTCGCCGCGCTGGCCGGAGCTGGTGCGCCGCTGCCGCGACCTGTTGCTGCGGGAACAGGGGGTTCGCGAGGTGGCCGAGATCGTCGGCCTGGAGGGGCTCCAGGATGCCGACCGTCTGCTCATCCGCGTGGCCGAACGCCTCCGGCGGGACTTCCTCTGTCAGAATGCCTACACGGCCGAGGCCTTCAGTACGCCGGAGCAGACCTTGCAGAAAGTTTCCGCCATTGTGGAGGCCTACGACCGGGCGAAGCAGCGACTTGAGGACGACGGCCTGCTCGATGAGGCCCTGGCGGAACTGGACAGGGAGTGA
- a CDS encoding V-type ATP synthase subunit F translates to MKKVVVLTPQDARYGFALAGVEQRLAAPTEAEELLREALSEPDAGVVMIDERLLSEIEPERLRELESRWFGVLLILPAPQQAEAENYLQRLLARVLGYQVRISP, encoded by the coding sequence GTGAAGAAGGTGGTAGTTCTTACCCCGCAGGATGCGCGTTACGGCTTCGCTCTGGCCGGGGTGGAGCAGCGGCTGGCGGCGCCGACAGAGGCGGAGGAGTTGCTGCGTGAGGCGCTGTCCGAGCCGGATGCCGGCGTGGTGATGATCGACGAGCGCCTTCTCAGCGAGATCGAACCGGAACGGCTGCGGGAACTGGAGAGCCGTTGGTTCGGGGTGCTGCTGATTTTGCCAGCGCCGCAGCAGGCTGAGGCAGAGAATTATCTGCAGCGGCTTCTGGCCCGGGTGCTCGGTTACCAGGTGAGGATATCGCCATGA
- a CDS encoding V-type ATPase subunit: MPLLQSPEGGGYPRDYLLSRLRARRRELLSDRRTPVEPASAEAPWRAFRRECAWVFRQMDARWRQDFTPLLTYWELPGLVRAIRFIRQGEGLTQEALFPDSLILGRWQRTVSECRDGAEAAAAALAALSEESPALAGLEAIYRREGGRRFEEELMDRFLVAPGRGRLRGVVGDYFKALVDRRNLLRLAKHQRWGLESPVLLPGGGLPRTELEALWRQGDLTIVLRCAAAWAGEAAPEDWRTLSVVLERGLLRRLRRWGRDPLQAGVVLDYLGRCRLRARNLSLLARAGEAGREEMVA, from the coding sequence ATGCCCCTACTGCAGAGCCCTGAAGGCGGCGGTTATCCGCGGGACTATCTGCTGTCACGGCTTCGCGCCCGCCGCCGGGAGCTTTTGAGCGATCGGCGAACCCCGGTGGAACCGGCCTCGGCAGAGGCGCCCTGGAGAGCCTTTCGCCGGGAATGTGCCTGGGTGTTTCGGCAGATGGATGCGCGCTGGCGGCAGGATTTTACCCCGCTGCTGACCTACTGGGAACTTCCGGGCCTGGTCCGGGCGATTCGCTTTATCCGTCAGGGAGAAGGGCTAACGCAAGAGGCGCTGTTTCCCGACAGCCTGATCTTAGGGCGATGGCAAAGAACCGTGTCCGAGTGCCGTGACGGTGCGGAGGCCGCCGCCGCGGCACTCGCCGCTCTTTCGGAGGAGTCGCCGGCCCTTGCGGGGCTGGAGGCGATCTATCGCCGGGAAGGGGGGCGGCGCTTCGAAGAGGAGTTGATGGACCGCTTTCTGGTCGCTCCCGGTCGCGGGCGGCTGCGGGGGGTCGTCGGTGATTATTTCAAAGCCCTTGTTGATCGCCGGAATCTGCTTCGCCTCGCCAAGCATCAGCGCTGGGGGCTTGAGTCCCCGGTATTGCTCCCTGGCGGCGGACTGCCCCGGACCGAACTGGAAGCCCTTTGGCGACAGGGGGATCTCACCATAGTGCTGCGTTGCGCGGCCGCTTGGGCGGGGGAGGCGGCGCCGGAGGACTGGAGGACCCTGTCGGTTGTGCTGGAGCGAGGCCTGCTGCGGCGGCTGCGGCGCTGGGGAAGGGACCCGCTGCAGGCCGGGGTGGTGCTGGATTATCTGGGGCGCTGCCGCCTGCGGGCCCGCAATTTGAGCCTTTTGGCGAGGGCCGGAGAGGCCGGCCGAGAGGAGATGGTGGCGTGA
- a CDS encoding ATPase, whose amino-acid sequence MEKVWLAFAAALAIGLPALATAWAQSRIGAAGAGSLAEKPELTATVIILVAIPETMVILGFVVAAMIIMMI is encoded by the coding sequence ATGGAAAAGGTTTGGCTCGCATTTGCCGCCGCACTGGCCATCGGGCTGCCGGCCCTGGCCACGGCCTGGGCCCAGTCGCGCATTGGCGCCGCCGGAGCCGGCTCGTTGGCGGAGAAGCCGGAATTGACCGCCACGGTCATCATCCTGGTGGCCATTCCCGAGACCATGGTCATCCTCGGCTTCGTGGTGGCGGCCATGATCATCATGATGATCTAG
- a CDS encoding V-type ATP synthase subunit I, with the protein MIIGMSKVEIAGPKGRLLEVLALIRREGIVQLETDIHGLVPEDDARRVRTLLLDESELSAKLFYEDFSRKVHDLFALLPPTPLRQTYFDPAKFLPLLAQLLPRHMERCRSLQNLLEECRASRDELRRFVVLLPALRSLVEGVDAAGKVELIGVTVRRPELLDVLREAVSQAVGSRFDMLTAVAEDGTQVALLVTEAEQASRLREALERTKMAELSFPAELSGLPLAKKIASLGDRLEELAAQQHTVEAALEQFARQWKPIYASSLELVEERLAVLQATSQVYETDLCFVLIGWMPARQIDSLRARLQAEFEGEVVLEELALLAEDLERVPVLLRNPRYFAPFEIFSRLLPLPAYASFDPTPFMAIFFPLIFGMILGDVVYGLVLLLLALVLLWWFKNRPLVRDGARILGVCAAYTILFGFLYGEFLGELGGQVLGLEPLLFDRARAIVPTIWFALSVGLVHVVLGLLFGAVSAFRQRHSRQALFKLLTAGVMVGVAGLVAFMLLTSTELELRPLLVTVAVLIPLLFLAGGLLAPLELLKSIGNIISYVRIMAIGLSSVLLAHVANRLGGMSGDILVGTLVAVLLHAFNLLLGVFAPTIHGLRLHYVEFFSKFIEGGGRPFAPLRKKREP; encoded by the coding sequence ATGATCATCGGGATGTCCAAGGTTGAAATCGCCGGTCCCAAAGGACGCCTGCTGGAGGTATTGGCGCTGATCCGGCGCGAGGGTATCGTCCAGCTGGAGACCGACATCCACGGGCTGGTCCCCGAGGACGACGCCAGGCGCGTCCGGACGCTGCTTCTGGATGAAAGTGAGCTGTCCGCCAAGCTCTTCTACGAGGACTTCAGCCGCAAAGTCCACGATCTGTTTGCCCTGCTGCCCCCCACCCCCCTTCGACAGACCTATTTCGACCCCGCCAAGTTCCTCCCTCTTCTGGCTCAACTCCTCCCCCGCCACATGGAGCGCTGCCGCAGCCTGCAAAATCTTCTGGAGGAGTGTCGGGCAAGCCGGGATGAGCTGCGGCGCTTTGTCGTTCTGCTGCCGGCGCTGCGCTCCTTGGTGGAAGGAGTCGATGCCGCCGGCAAGGTCGAATTGATTGGGGTAACGGTTCGACGGCCAGAGCTGCTCGACGTTCTGCGGGAGGCGGTGAGCCAAGCGGTCGGCAGCAGGTTCGATATGCTGACGGCGGTGGCCGAGGACGGTACCCAGGTCGCGCTGCTGGTGACGGAGGCGGAACAGGCCTCGCGTCTGCGGGAGGCCCTTGAACGGACCAAGATGGCGGAGCTGAGCTTCCCGGCCGAGCTGTCGGGCCTCCCCCTGGCCAAGAAAATAGCCTCTCTGGGTGACCGCCTCGAGGAACTGGCGGCCCAGCAGCATACGGTTGAGGCGGCGCTGGAGCAGTTCGCGCGACAGTGGAAGCCGATCTACGCCAGCAGCCTGGAGCTCGTCGAGGAACGTCTGGCCGTTCTGCAGGCGACCAGCCAGGTCTATGAGACGGATCTGTGCTTTGTGCTGATCGGTTGGATGCCGGCTCGCCAGATCGACAGCCTGAGGGCCCGCCTCCAGGCGGAATTCGAGGGGGAGGTGGTTCTGGAAGAGCTGGCCCTGCTGGCCGAGGACCTGGAGCGGGTGCCCGTCCTGTTGCGAAATCCCCGTTATTTTGCTCCCTTCGAGATTTTCTCCCGACTTTTGCCGCTGCCCGCCTACGCCTCCTTTGATCCCACCCCCTTTATGGCCATCTTTTTCCCGTTGATCTTCGGCATGATCCTGGGGGATGTCGTCTATGGCCTGGTCCTGCTGCTGCTGGCGCTGGTGCTGCTGTGGTGGTTCAAAAACCGGCCGCTGGTGCGGGACGGCGCGCGCATCCTGGGGGTCTGTGCGGCCTACACTATCCTTTTCGGCTTTCTCTACGGCGAATTCCTGGGCGAGCTGGGCGGGCAGGTTCTCGGGCTGGAGCCCCTTCTCTTCGATCGCGCCAGGGCCATCGTGCCGACCATCTGGTTTGCCCTCTCCGTGGGTCTGGTGCATGTGGTCCTGGGCCTGCTGTTCGGGGCGGTGAGTGCCTTTCGCCAACGACATTCCCGGCAGGCCCTCTTCAAACTGCTCACCGCGGGGGTCATGGTCGGCGTGGCGGGACTGGTGGCCTTCATGCTGTTGACTTCGACGGAACTCGAACTGCGCCCACTGCTGGTGACGGTGGCCGTACTCATCCCCCTGCTCTTTCTGGCGGGGGGGCTGCTGGCGCCCCTGGAGCTGCTCAAAAGCATCGGCAACATCATCTCCTACGTGCGCATCATGGCCATTGGCTTATCCAGCGTGCTGTTGGCCCATGTGGCCAACCGCCTGGGCGGCATGAGCGGCGACATCCTGGTCGGTACGCTGGTGGCCGTGCTGCTGCACGCCTTCAATCTGCTGCTGGGGGTGTTCGCGCCGACCATCCACGGTCTGCGCCTGCATTATGTTGAATTTTTCAGCAAGTTTATCGAGGGTGGGGGGCGCCCCTTTGCCCCTTTGCGAAAGAAGCGGGAGCCTTAA
- a CDS encoding helicase C-terminal domain-containing protein, whose amino-acid sequence MKRTFSPEVRLLLRQAIDDARGNEVFFLGRTDAERLVVSVEVLARGNAEAVPAILQECAYGDVVIHNHPSGHLQPSAADLEIASRLGSLGVGFHIVDNPVDNVYKVVEAFASKDVQPVEPQRVDDLLGPAGIIARTLPGYEDRPEQLRMAFAVAEAFNKGRLTVIEAGTGTGKSLAYLTPAILWALGNEERVVISTNTINLQEQLIRKDIPFLQRVSNLEFRAVLVKGRANYLCLRRSENIRQEPGLFDDELAGELTSILEWAGRTSDGSKEELPFIPREQVWEEVRCEIDQCSRVRCAHYNRCFFHKARRQAAQADLLVVNHALLLSDLALRQQTDNYTAAAVLPPFDRIILDEAHHLEDVATHFFASQVTRFSFARVLNKLRHPRKPEKGLLPRFLNALAAKLPDSLDELYRALHGRVENLLVDRQTLFDRSVQELEGIGQDLAAALGRPIREREEIKQRVVADFAAGEVWQTLCDRVRALAKETDLLGQGLRALLKDCGRLPDDVHEHLGSSLTDLRGIAGRLESIADDLRFFAAAEEGTCAWFEIVEGRIGRGTGVVTRLCTAPLEVAGNLKAAVYDRFRSVVMTSATLSVGGQFIYFKHRVGLDRAEPARLAELLLASPFNFTQQALVAIPTDIPEPGRPDYPASVRDLAERAILTADGRTFVLFTAYSLLRQVYGEVAPVLGARGYHCLRQGEENRHRLLKKFAGDPTSVLFATDSFWEGVDVPGRALEQVIITRLPFKVPTEPVLEARAEAIELAGGDPFMEYTVPQAVIKFKQGFGRLIRHRDDRGVVLILDARVVKKGYGRIFLRSLPEARVVAAPTAEVFAAMTDFFTASEPEPTAEDPP is encoded by the coding sequence ATGAAACGCACTTTTTCCCCTGAAGTCCGCCTGCTGCTGCGGCAGGCCATTGACGATGCGCGCGGCAACGAGGTCTTCTTCCTCGGCCGCACCGATGCCGAGCGCCTGGTCGTCAGCGTCGAGGTGCTGGCCCGCGGCAACGCCGAGGCCGTTCCCGCCATTCTGCAGGAGTGCGCCTACGGCGACGTGGTCATCCACAACCACCCCTCCGGGCACCTGCAGCCCTCGGCAGCGGATCTGGAAATCGCCTCCCGGCTCGGCTCGCTAGGGGTCGGCTTCCACATTGTGGATAACCCTGTGGACAATGTGTACAAGGTGGTGGAAGCCTTCGCCTCGAAGGACGTGCAGCCCGTCGAGCCCCAGCGCGTGGACGACCTGCTCGGTCCCGCGGGGATCATCGCCCGTACCCTGCCGGGCTACGAAGACCGCCCGGAACAGCTGCGCATGGCCTTTGCCGTCGCCGAGGCCTTCAACAAGGGGCGCCTGACGGTCATCGAAGCGGGGACCGGCACGGGCAAAAGCCTCGCCTACCTGACCCCGGCCATCCTCTGGGCCCTGGGCAACGAAGAGCGGGTGGTGATCAGTACCAACACCATCAACCTGCAGGAGCAGCTCATCCGCAAGGATATCCCTTTTCTGCAGCGGGTCAGCAACCTGGAATTCCGCGCCGTGCTGGTGAAAGGGCGCGCCAACTATCTTTGTCTGCGCCGCAGCGAAAATATCCGTCAGGAGCCGGGGCTCTTCGACGACGAGCTGGCCGGCGAGCTCACCAGTATTCTCGAATGGGCCGGGCGCACCAGCGACGGCTCCAAGGAGGAGCTCCCCTTTATCCCCCGGGAACAGGTGTGGGAAGAGGTGCGCTGCGAAATCGACCAGTGCTCGCGGGTACGCTGCGCCCACTACAACCGCTGTTTTTTCCACAAGGCCCGCCGCCAGGCGGCCCAGGCCGACCTGCTGGTGGTCAATCACGCCCTGCTGCTCTCCGACCTGGCCCTGCGCCAGCAGACGGACAACTACACCGCCGCCGCCGTGCTGCCCCCCTTCGACCGTATCATTCTCGACGAGGCCCACCACCTGGAGGATGTGGCCACCCACTTCTTCGCCAGCCAGGTCACCCGCTTTTCCTTCGCCCGCGTGCTCAACAAGCTGCGCCATCCGCGCAAGCCGGAGAAGGGCCTGCTCCCCCGCTTCCTCAACGCCCTGGCCGCCAAGCTGCCCGACAGCCTGGACGAGCTCTACCGGGCCCTGCACGGCCGCGTCGAAAACCTTCTCGTCGACCGCCAGACCCTCTTCGACCGCTCGGTGCAAGAACTGGAAGGGATCGGTCAGGATCTCGCCGCCGCTCTCGGCCGCCCCATTCGCGAAAGGGAGGAAATAAAACAGCGGGTGGTGGCCGACTTCGCCGCCGGCGAGGTCTGGCAGACCCTCTGCGACCGGGTGCGCGCCCTGGCCAAAGAGACGGATCTGCTCGGCCAGGGCCTGCGCGCCCTGCTCAAGGACTGCGGCCGCCTGCCCGATGACGTGCATGAACACCTCGGCTCCAGCCTCACCGACCTGCGCGGCATCGCCGGCCGCCTGGAAAGCATCGCCGACGACCTGCGCTTTTTTGCCGCCGCCGAAGAGGGCACCTGCGCCTGGTTCGAGATCGTCGAGGGACGCATCGGCCGGGGCACCGGCGTCGTCACCCGCCTCTGTACGGCCCCTCTGGAAGTGGCCGGCAACCTCAAGGCCGCCGTCTATGACCGCTTCCGCTCGGTGGTCATGACCAGCGCCACCCTCTCCGTCGGCGGCCAGTTCATCTACTTCAAGCACCGGGTCGGCCTCGACCGCGCCGAACCGGCGCGCCTGGCCGAACTGCTGCTGGCCAGCCCCTTCAATTTCACCCAGCAAGCCCTGGTCGCCATCCCCACCGACATCCCCGAACCGGGACGCCCCGACTACCCGGCCAGCGTGCGCGATTTGGCTGAACGGGCCATCCTCACCGCCGACGGCCGCACCTTCGTCCTCTTCACCGCCTACTCGCTGCTGCGGCAGGTCTACGGCGAGGTCGCCCCGGTGCTCGGCGCCCGCGGCTATCACTGCCTGCGCCAGGGAGAGGAGAACCGCCATCGCCTGCTGAAAAAATTCGCCGGCGACCCCACCAGCGTCCTTTTCGCCACCGATTCCTTCTGGGAGGGGGTCGACGTGCCGGGGCGAGCCCTTGAGCAGGTCATCATCACCCGGCTCCCCTTCAAGGTGCCCACCGAGCCGGTGCTGGAGGCCCGGGCCGAGGCCATCGAGCTGGCCGGCGGCGATCCCTTCATGGAATACACGGTGCCGCAGGCCGTCATCAAGTTCAAGCAGGGCTTCGGCCGTCTCATCCGCCACCGCGACGACCGTGGCGTCGTGCTTATTCTCGACGCCCGCGTGGTCAAAAAGGGCTACGGCCGCATCTTTCTGCGCTCCCTGCCCGAGGCGCGGGTGGTCGCCGCCCCCACGGCGGAGGTCTTTGCCGCCATGACCGACTTTTTCACGGCGAGCGAACCTGAACCCACGGCCGAGGACCCCCCATGA